The following proteins come from a genomic window of Gehongia tenuis:
- a CDS encoding universal stress protein: MKILALVTRQKSCQRLIDRSLQLAQSRHGKLSVVHVVQNGENFLGNPEEGAALEYLFDISKQAGADMTVLRSDDVIATITHFVREQAIDVVVLGASPRDRDAFKGKLEKKLPGVEFFVVTADEQ; encoded by the coding sequence ATGAAAATACTGGCCTTGGTTACCCGGCAGAAATCCTGTCAGCGCCTGATCGACCGCAGCCTGCAGCTGGCTCAGAGCCGCCATGGGAAGCTGTCCGTGGTTCATGTGGTGCAAAATGGGGAAAACTTCTTGGGTAACCCGGAAGAGGGCGCGGCTCTGGAGTATCTTTTTGATATTTCCAAGCAGGCCGGTGCGGATATGACGGTGCTCCGTTCGGATGATGTGATTGCGACCATCACCCATTTCGTGAGGGAACAAGCTATCGACGTGGTGGTGCTGGGCGCGAGCCCGCGGGACCGGGATGCCTTCAAGGGCAAGCTGGAAAAGAAGCTGCCCGGGGTTGAATTCTTTGTAGTGACGGCGGATGAACAATGA
- the rd gene encoding rubredoxin encodes MKKYVCSICGYEYDPEVGDPDNGIAPGTAFEDIPEDWVCPVCGAGKDVFEEA; translated from the coding sequence ATGAAAAAGTATGTTTGCTCCATTTGTGGTTACGAGTACGATCCCGAAGTGGGCGATCCCGATAACGGCATCGCTCCCGGCACGGCTTTCGAAGACATTCCTGAGGATTGGGTGTGCCCCGTGTGCGGCGCCGGAAAAGACGTGTTTGAGGAGGCGTAA
- a CDS encoding RNHCP domain-containing protein translates to MNRENKKKSFEKGYYKTHPCHETFTCKVCGRLVVPAGAGSAHRNHCPNCLSSLHVDMEPGDRQAECGGIMDPIAVWVRNRGEWTIIHRCRRCKSLCANRIAADDNPIKLMSIAMKPVASPPFPLEYLEAMTGMDNDRSKDKTHGP, encoded by the coding sequence ATGAATCGAGAAAATAAGAAAAAATCCTTTGAAAAGGGTTATTACAAAACCCACCCCTGCCATGAAACCTTCACCTGCAAGGTTTGCGGCCGTCTGGTGGTGCCGGCCGGCGCGGGAAGCGCCCACCGGAACCATTGCCCCAACTGCCTATCCAGCCTCCATGTGGACATGGAGCCGGGAGACCGGCAGGCGGAGTGCGGCGGCATCATGGACCCCATTGCGGTATGGGTGCGAAACCGCGGCGAATGGACGATCATTCATCGCTGCCGCCGGTGCAAAAGCTTGTGTGCCAACCGGATAGCGGCGGATGACAATCCCATAAAGCTCATGTCCATCGCCATGAAGCCCGTGGCTTCCCCGCCGTTTCCTCTGGAGTACCTGGAGGCGATGACCGGCATGGACAATGACCGATCAAAGGATAAAACCCATGGGCCGTGA
- a CDS encoding FprA family A-type flavoprotein, whose product MLPVQIKPGIYWVGAIDWNLREFHGYVTQRGSTYNAYLIMDEKITLIDTVKAPFAEEMLSRIAHVVDPAKIDYIISNHVEMDHSGSLPAMRRVCPNAKIFTSAPNGVKGLTAHFGDLGYEAVKTGDSLPLGRRTLHFVNTAMVHWPDNMVSYCPEEKIIFSNDAFGQHYASMERFADELQLEDVFFEAKKYYANIVLPYGPQVQKALAAVLPLDIEIIAPSHGLIWRSHLSDIIERYKTWSANESEEKALVIYDTMWHSTEKMAQAILEGFERKGVPAQLMSLQHHHISDIMTPLMTAKYICVGSPTLNNNMLPTVASFLTYMKGLAPKNRMGLAFGSYGWGGQSVGQVQEALTQAGFEPLDEMMRIQWIPTEAQLQEITERIAAKLP is encoded by the coding sequence ATGCTTCCCGTTCAAATCAAACCCGGCATCTACTGGGTGGGTGCCATCGATTGGAACCTTCGTGAGTTCCACGGCTATGTAACCCAGCGGGGATCCACTTACAACGCCTATCTCATCATGGATGAGAAGATCACCCTGATCGACACGGTCAAGGCGCCCTTTGCGGAGGAAATGCTCAGCCGCATCGCTCACGTGGTGGATCCTGCGAAGATCGATTATATCATCTCCAATCATGTGGAAATGGATCATTCGGGCTCCCTGCCGGCGATGCGGAGGGTGTGTCCGAACGCCAAGATCTTCACCTCGGCGCCCAATGGCGTCAAGGGCCTGACCGCCCATTTCGGCGATCTTGGATACGAAGCGGTGAAGACAGGGGACAGCCTGCCGCTGGGCAGGCGAACCCTCCATTTCGTCAATACCGCCATGGTCCATTGGCCGGACAACATGGTCAGTTACTGCCCGGAGGAGAAGATTATTTTCTCCAACGACGCTTTTGGCCAGCACTATGCGTCCATGGAACGGTTTGCCGATGAGCTTCAGCTGGAGGATGTGTTCTTTGAGGCCAAGAAATACTACGCCAACATCGTACTGCCCTATGGACCCCAGGTCCAAAAGGCGCTGGCGGCCGTGCTTCCCCTGGACATCGAAATCATCGCGCCCAGCCACGGCCTGATTTGGCGCAGCCACCTCTCGGACATCATTGAACGCTATAAGACCTGGAGCGCCAATGAAAGCGAGGAGAAGGCCCTGGTGATCTACGACACCATGTGGCATTCCACCGAGAAGATGGCCCAGGCCATTTTGGAGGGCTTTGAGAGAAAGGGTGTGCCCGCGCAGCTCATGAGCCTGCAGCACCACCATATCTCGGATATCATGACGCCCCTCATGACGGCCAAGTACATCTGTGTGGGTTCTCCCACGCTGAACAACAACATGCTGCCCACGGTGGCGTCCTTCCTGACCTACATGAAGGGCCTTGCGCCCAAGAACCGCATGGGTCTCGCCTTCGGCTCCTACGGCTGGGGCGGGCAAAGCGTGGGCCAGGTGCAGGAGGCCTTGACGCAGGCCGGTTTTGAACCCCTGGATGAGATGATGCGCATTCAGTGGATTCCAACCGAGGCTCAGCTTCAGGAGATCACCGAAAGGATCGCGGCCAAACTGCCTTGA
- a CDS encoding NAD(P)/FAD-dependent oxidoreductase yields the protein MKNTIVVVGGGVAGLSAAQAARKQDGEARILLYHAEPYLPYYRPRVPQLIIGEADPDKIAVKTEQFYRDQNIELIQSPVLAVEDGEVVAGDGSREAYTTLVLATGGESFFPGNIEPEGPVQGLRTVADAYKLQERLCVGDPVIVVGGGLLGLEAATYLKRAGMKVTVLEGESGLLNRQLDEDGSRRLEEEAENFGIAVRLNARVSAVEGHAILLEDGEKLEGAALLFSIGMRANTELARKMGLAVNRAVVVNSAMETSKAGVYAAGDAAEVDGRNYGLFNISMEQGAVAGTNAAGGKAVWQPPVIPYVMQALGVQTFAMGELTGERVQKEDAKGYRALYHREGRIVGAVWVGEKCPMALLRKAVSQNASLAEIQL from the coding sequence ATGAAAAACACCATTGTTGTTGTGGGAGGCGGCGTTGCAGGTCTGTCCGCGGCCCAGGCGGCAAGAAAGCAGGATGGAGAGGCGCGTATTCTTTTATACCATGCCGAGCCCTATCTGCCCTACTACCGTCCCCGGGTGCCCCAGCTCATCATCGGCGAGGCGGACCCGGATAAAATTGCCGTAAAAACCGAACAATTCTATCGGGACCAGAATATTGAGCTCATCCAAAGTCCCGTTTTGGCCGTGGAGGACGGTGAGGTCGTGGCCGGGGATGGAAGCCGGGAGGCCTATACAACCCTGGTTCTGGCCACAGGCGGCGAGAGCTTTTTCCCGGGCAATATTGAGCCGGAGGGCCCGGTGCAGGGACTACGCACCGTGGCCGACGCCTATAAGCTTCAGGAGCGTCTGTGCGTGGGCGATCCGGTGATCGTGGTGGGCGGCGGGCTGCTGGGCCTGGAAGCGGCCACCTATCTCAAGCGGGCAGGCATGAAGGTGACGGTGCTGGAAGGGGAGAGCGGACTGCTGAACCGCCAGCTGGATGAGGACGGTTCCCGCAGGCTTGAGGAGGAAGCGGAAAATTTCGGCATCGCCGTTCGGTTGAACGCCCGGGTCTCCGCCGTGGAAGGCCATGCCATCCTGCTGGAGGACGGAGAAAAGCTGGAGGGCGCGGCCCTGCTGTTTTCCATCGGCATGCGCGCCAATACGGAGCTTGCCCGGAAAATGGGCCTTGCCGTGAATCGGGCCGTTGTCGTGAACAGCGCTATGGAGACCTCGAAGGCCGGAGTCTACGCCGCCGGCGATGCGGCGGAGGTGGACGGCAGAAACTATGGCCTTTTCAATATATCCATGGAACAGGGCGCCGTGGCCGGGACCAATGCGGCGGGCGGCAAAGCCGTCTGGCAGCCGCCGGTGATCCCTTACGTGATGCAGGCCCTCGGGGTCCAGACCTTCGCCATGGGCGAGCTGACCGGTGAGCGGGTGCAAAAAGAGGATGCAAAGGGCTACCGGGCGCTCTACCATAGAGAGGGCAGAATCGTGGGTGCCGTATGGGTGGGCGAGAAATGTCCCATGGCGCTCCTTCGCAAGGCGGTAAGCCAAAATGCGTCCCTCGCGGAAATACAGCTTTAG
- a CDS encoding 4Fe-4S dicluster domain-containing protein, producing MAQLLRENMKKCIGCFTCMMVCSAANRSSHSLAQSAIHIRTSGGLTGRFRVEVCAGCREDIACAEACPSGALSPREGGGVEYDPRACMGCGRCAEACIVGAIGWDDPENRPIICSHCGKCAEFCPQGCLRLEEVE from the coding sequence ATGGCTCAGTTGCTTCGAGAAAACATGAAAAAGTGTATAGGATGCTTCACCTGCATGATGGTCTGTTCGGCGGCGAACCGGAGCAGCCACTCGCTGGCCCAAAGCGCCATTCATATCAGGACCAGCGGCGGGCTTACCGGCCGCTTCAGGGTCGAGGTGTGCGCGGGCTGCCGGGAGGATATCGCCTGCGCGGAAGCCTGTCCCAGCGGGGCCCTGTCGCCGCGGGAAGGCGGCGGCGTCGAGTATGATCCCAGGGCCTGCATGGGCTGCGGCCGCTGCGCCGAAGCCTGCATCGTGGGCGCGATTGGCTGGGATGATCCGGAAAACCGGCCCATCATCTGCAGTCATTGCGGAAAGTGCGCGGAGTTTTGTCCTCAAGGATGCTTGAGGCTTGAGGAGGTGGAGTGA
- the purF gene encoding amidophosphoribosyltransferase, whose translation MFGIYGHSRAAAICYYGLHCLQHRGQEGAGIVTVQDGEMMVHKGEGLINEVFNEQILNSLKGNRAISHVRYSTGGDGGAENVEPLVFRAKQGSMAITHDGSLENADELRDRMEEMGSIFQTNSDSEVLAHLIRRSMHTQFVDKVKESLRSLVGGFAFMVLTESQLIAASDPWGLRPLSVGRLKDGYVVTSETCAFDIVGARWVRDVKPGEMIIIDGEGLHAEPFVMGGSKNMCAMEYIYFARPDSDLNGINVHTARKRLGKQLAKEAPVDADIVVGVPDSSISAAIGYAEQSGIPYEMGLIKNKYVGRTFIQPSQELREQGVKMKLSAVRGVVENKRVVIVDDSIVRGTTIKRIITLLREAGALEVHVRISSPPLQYTCPYGIDLKTSEELLAANHDQEEIRKMLGMDSLAHISVEGLVKAVGTFNEDGSCGQCRACFNGSYPTHS comes from the coding sequence GTGTTTGGCATCTACGGACATTCTCGGGCGGCGGCTATCTGCTACTATGGACTGCACTGTTTGCAGCATCGCGGCCAGGAGGGCGCCGGCATCGTGACCGTTCAGGACGGGGAGATGATGGTGCATAAGGGCGAAGGCCTGATCAATGAGGTTTTTAACGAGCAGATATTAAACAGTCTCAAGGGCAACCGCGCCATCTCCCACGTGCGGTATTCCACCGGCGGGGACGGCGGGGCGGAAAATGTGGAGCCCCTCGTTTTTCGGGCCAAACAGGGCTCCATGGCCATCACTCATGACGGCAGCCTGGAGAACGCCGATGAGCTTCGGGACCGCATGGAGGAGATGGGCAGCATCTTCCAGACCAATTCGGACAGCGAGGTTCTGGCCCATCTGATTCGGCGGAGCATGCACACCCAGTTCGTGGACAAGGTGAAGGAATCTCTCCGCTCGCTGGTGGGCGGTTTCGCCTTCATGGTGCTCACCGAGAGTCAGCTCATAGCCGCTTCCGATCCCTGGGGCCTCCGTCCCCTGTCGGTGGGCCGGCTGAAGGATGGATATGTGGTCACCTCGGAAACCTGCGCCTTTGATATCGTGGGCGCACGCTGGGTGAGGGACGTGAAACCGGGAGAGATGATCATTATTGACGGCGAGGGCCTCCATGCCGAGCCCTTCGTCATGGGCGGCAGCAAGAACATGTGCGCCATGGAATACATCTATTTTGCCCGCCCGGACAGCGACCTCAACGGCATCAATGTGCACACCGCCAGAAAACGGCTGGGCAAGCAGCTGGCCAAGGAGGCTCCGGTGGACGCCGACATCGTGGTGGGCGTGCCCGACTCCAGCATCTCCGCCGCCATCGGTTATGCGGAGCAGTCGGGAATCCCCTATGAGATGGGCCTTATCAAGAACAAGTACGTGGGCCGCACCTTCATTCAGCCCTCCCAGGAGCTTCGGGAACAGGGCGTAAAGATGAAGCTGTCGGCGGTCCGCGGCGTGGTGGAAAATAAACGGGTGGTGATTGTGGACGATTCCATTGTGCGCGGCACCACCATCAAGCGCATCATCACTCTCCTTCGGGAGGCGGGCGCGCTGGAGGTCCACGTGCGCATCTCCTCGCCGCCTCTTCAATACACCTGCCCTTACGGCATCGACCTTAAAACCTCGGAGGAGCTGCTGGCAGCCAATCACGACCAGGAGGAGATCCGCAAGATGCTGGGCATGGATTCTCTGGCTCATATCAGCGTGGAGGGTCTTGTAAAGGCCGTGGGCACTTTCAACGAGGATGGCAGCTGCGGCCAGTGCCGGGCCTGTTTCAACGGCTCCTATCCCACTCATTCCTAG
- the pepF gene encoding oligoendopeptidase F — protein sequence MEQTNGLPSRKDLDSAYMWDLSVLFESDEDCKKELAQVFGQIPGLAGLKDTLIQSAADLLAGLRKIDEVSEKAERIYAYAHLKLDEDNQVDRYQGLLDQAMGMVVQLDEALSFMRPLLLSLEPEKLERYFKEEPALQPYKFQLRDIQRYRAHILSEGEERLIALSGDMAQSMDTAYSMLCDADLRFEAVEVEGKAVELSHGRFIQLMRHPDRGVRQRVFESYYGTYDGVKNTTASLLAGSIKKDVFYAKAKRYASCLEQALFDDNVPVSVYDGLIEAVRAHLPALHRYMELKKRALGLPDLHMYDAYVPLVETNAAYPYEDAFATMAEGLAPLGEDYLEILKEGKEEGWIDVYENRGKTSGAFSYGIYGAHPFVLLNHNDELDDLFTLAHEMGHAVHSYLSNKYQPYPTASYRIFVAEVASTVNEVLLNRHMLKTGDRKVKAYLLSYFLEQFRTTLFRQTQFAEFEKRVHAMAEAGEPLTAQSFGAVYGEINRDYYGPAVQDPEIALEWSRIPHFYRPFYVYQYATGFSSAVAIAKAILEGKPGAVENYKAFLSSGGSDHPLNLLRIAGVDLTRPEPVDNALKLFEESLEELEGLI from the coding sequence ATGGAGCAAACGAATGGCCTGCCAAGCCGGAAGGATCTTGATTCGGCCTACATGTGGGACCTTTCCGTGCTGTTCGAAAGCGATGAGGACTGCAAAAAGGAGCTGGCCCAGGTGTTTGGGCAGATCCCCGGCCTTGCGGGGCTCAAGGATACGCTGATTCAAAGCGCCGCCGATCTTCTGGCGGGGCTGCGAAAGATTGATGAGGTTTCGGAAAAGGCGGAGCGCATTTATGCCTATGCCCATTTGAAGCTGGACGAGGACAATCAGGTGGACCGTTACCAGGGCCTTCTGGATCAGGCGATGGGCATGGTGGTGCAGCTGGACGAAGCGCTCAGCTTCATGCGGCCCCTGCTTTTGTCCCTGGAGCCGGAAAAGCTGGAAAGGTATTTTAAGGAGGAGCCCGCTCTCCAGCCTTACAAGTTCCAGCTGCGGGATATTCAGCGCTACCGTGCGCATATCCTCTCTGAAGGGGAGGAGCGGCTGATCGCATTAAGCGGCGATATGGCCCAGAGCATGGACACCGCCTACAGCATGCTGTGCGATGCCGACCTCCGCTTTGAGGCGGTGGAGGTGGAGGGAAAAGCGGTGGAGCTGTCCCATGGCCGCTTTATTCAGCTCATGCGCCATCCCGACCGCGGTGTGCGGCAAAGAGTTTTTGAAAGCTACTACGGCACCTATGACGGCGTAAAAAATACCACCGCGTCCCTTCTGGCGGGCAGTATCAAGAAGGATGTATTTTATGCGAAGGCCAAGCGCTACGCCTCCTGCCTCGAACAGGCGCTTTTCGATGATAACGTACCCGTTTCCGTCTATGACGGCCTGATCGAGGCGGTGCGCGCCCATCTTCCCGCACTGCATCGCTACATGGAGCTCAAGAAGCGGGCGCTGGGCCTGCCCGATCTGCACATGTACGATGCGTACGTTCCGCTGGTGGAAACGAATGCCGCCTACCCCTACGAGGACGCCTTTGCCACCATGGCGGAGGGACTGGCGCCGCTGGGGGAAGACTATCTGGAAATCCTGAAGGAGGGCAAGGAGGAGGGCTGGATTGACGTCTACGAAAATCGGGGCAAAACCTCCGGTGCTTTCTCTTACGGCATTTACGGCGCCCATCCCTTCGTGCTTTTGAATCATAACGACGAACTGGATGATCTGTTTACGCTCGCCCATGAGATGGGGCATGCGGTCCATTCCTACCTGTCCAATAAGTATCAGCCCTATCCCACGGCCAGCTACCGCATCTTCGTGGCGGAGGTGGCCTCCACGGTCAATGAGGTGCTGCTGAACCGCCATATGCTGAAGACTGGCGACAGGAAGGTGAAAGCCTATCTGCTCAGCTATTTCCTGGAGCAGTTCCGCACCACGCTCTTCCGGCAGACCCAGTTTGCGGAGTTTGAAAAGCGGGTCCATGCCATGGCGGAAGCGGGTGAGCCGCTTACCGCCCAGAGCTTCGGCGCAGTGTACGGCGAGATCAATCGGGACTACTACGGCCCCGCCGTGCAGGATCCCGAGATTGCTCTGGAATGGTCGCGCATTCCCCATTTCTACCGGCCTTTCTACGTCTATCAGTACGCCACCGGTTTCTCCAGCGCGGTGGCCATTGCAAAGGCGATTTTGGAGGGGAAGCCCGGCGCCGTGGAGAACTACAAGGCCTTTTTGTCCAGCGGCGGCAGTGATCATCCCCTTAATCTGCTCAGGATTGCCGGTGTGGATCTGACGAGGCCCGAGCCGGTGGACAATGCTCTGAAGCTGTTCGAGGAGAGCCTGGAGGAGCTGGAAGGGCTCATCTGA